A genomic window from Pyxicephalus adspersus chromosome 2, UCB_Pads_2.0, whole genome shotgun sequence includes:
- the LOC140322657 gene encoding hepatic lectin-like isoform X2, producing MRTYEDLQMDNSNVCTGGVMQILVVLLTFLFIAVLILTSLQFMFYLSMMSKVTELNSTIYQIFKGFDLLCGKDWKYYDLKCYYRSPILQSWDSAKQDCAQLKSHLAIINGEDEMKFLETFSQNQNSWVGLREVKPGEWRWVDGTLHNTRMFWRMDEPNEFAKEEDCAHLRDGNGLNDAVCSLSFLYICERELS from the exons ATGAGGACGTATGAGGATCTTCAGATGGACAATA GTAATGTGTGTACAGGTGGGGTAATGCAAATCCTGGTGGTCCTCCTAACCTTCCTGTTCATTGCCGTGTTAATCCTCACATCTCTTCAGTTTATGTTCT ATTTGAGTATGATGAGTAAAGTGACAGAGCTGAATTCCAccatttatcaaatatttaaag GCTTCGATCTATTGTGTGGTAAAGACTGGAAGTACTATGACCTCAAATGTTACTATAGGTCTCCAATTCTTCAATCATGGGATTCCGCCAAACAAGACTGTGCGCAATTGAAGTCTCACCTAGCAATAATCAATGGGGAGGATGAGATG AAATTCTTAGAAACATTTTCACAGAACCAAAACTCGTGGGTTGGTCTCAGAGAGGTGAAGCCTGGAGAATGGAGATGGGTGGATGGAACTCTTCATAATACAAGAAT GTTCTGGCGGATGGATGAACCCAACGAGTTTGCCAAAGAGGAAGACTGCGCTCATCTGAGAGATGGAAATGGCTTGAATGATGCTGTCTGCTCCCTGAGCTTCTTGTACATCTGTGAGCGGGAATTATCCTGA
- the LOC140322659 gene encoding hepatic lectin-like, which yields MKFLVILLIFLVTVLMILTCLQFISYFNMMSKMTEMNSSFHQFLNDFDLSCRKGWQRYGLKCYIKSSIKKPWDVAKKDCEEMKAHLVIINEEDEMNFLKLFSQKQYLWVGLREDKPGEWKWVDGTLLKTQMFWAGRQPDNGTIKRILAEDCVQLRQDGLHDVICFDSYQYICERFHLVILPDLLSTAASISS from the exons ATGAAGTTCCTGGTGATCCTCCTCATCTTCCTGGTAACTGTTCTGATGATCCTCACGTGTCTTCAGTTTATATCCT ATTTCAATATGATGAGTAAAATGACAGAAATGAATTCCAGCTTTCATCAATTTTTAAACG ACTTCGATCTATCATGCCGTAAAGGATGGCAGCGCTATGGCTTAAAATGCTATATAAAGTCTTCAATCAAAAAACCATGGGATGTAGCCAAAAAAGACTGCGAAGAAATGAAGGCACACCTAGTGATCATTAATGAGGAGGATGAGATG AATTTCCTGAAACTTTTTTCCCAGAAGCAGTACCTGTGGGTCGGCCTCAGGGAGGATAAGCCCGGAGAATGGAAATGGGTGGACGGGACTCTTCTTAAGACACAAAT GTTCTGGGCAGGGAGACAGCCTGATAATGGAACTATTAAGAGAATCCTAGCAGAAGACTGTGTTCAACTGAGACAAGATGGATTGCATGACGTTATTTGTTTTGATAGCTACCAGTACATCTGCGAAAGG tttCATCTGGTGATCCTTCCAGATTTGTTATCTACCGCTGCATCCATTTCTTCATGA
- the LOC140322657 gene encoding hepatic lectin-like isoform X1: protein MRTYEDLQMDNRVPYQDGAFVSIEAFHRGQKNPKGKGNVCTGGVMQILVVLLTFLFIAVLILTSLQFMFYLSMMSKVTELNSTIYQIFKGFDLLCGKDWKYYDLKCYYRSPILQSWDSAKQDCAQLKSHLAIINGEDEMKFLETFSQNQNSWVGLREVKPGEWRWVDGTLHNTRMFWRMDEPNEFAKEEDCAHLRDGNGLNDAVCSLSFLYICERELS, encoded by the exons ATGAGGACGTATGAGGATCTTCAGATGGACAATA GGGTCCCGTATCAGGACGGTGCATTTGTCTCTATAGAAGCTTTTCACAGGGGTCAGAAGAATCCCAAGGGCAAAG GTAATGTGTGTACAGGTGGGGTAATGCAAATCCTGGTGGTCCTCCTAACCTTCCTGTTCATTGCCGTGTTAATCCTCACATCTCTTCAGTTTATGTTCT ATTTGAGTATGATGAGTAAAGTGACAGAGCTGAATTCCAccatttatcaaatatttaaag GCTTCGATCTATTGTGTGGTAAAGACTGGAAGTACTATGACCTCAAATGTTACTATAGGTCTCCAATTCTTCAATCATGGGATTCCGCCAAACAAGACTGTGCGCAATTGAAGTCTCACCTAGCAATAATCAATGGGGAGGATGAGATG AAATTCTTAGAAACATTTTCACAGAACCAAAACTCGTGGGTTGGTCTCAGAGAGGTGAAGCCTGGAGAATGGAGATGGGTGGATGGAACTCTTCATAATACAAGAAT GTTCTGGCGGATGGATGAACCCAACGAGTTTGCCAAAGAGGAAGACTGCGCTCATCTGAGAGATGGAAATGGCTTGAATGATGCTGTCTGCTCCCTGAGCTTCTTGTACATCTGTGAGCGGGAATTATCCTGA
- the LOC140322657 gene encoding hepatic lectin-like isoform X3, translating to MRTYEDLQMDNRVPYQDGAFVSIEAFHRGQKNPKGKDLSMMSKVTELNSTIYQIFKGFDLLCGKDWKYYDLKCYYRSPILQSWDSAKQDCAQLKSHLAIINGEDEMKFLETFSQNQNSWVGLREVKPGEWRWVDGTLHNTRMFWRMDEPNEFAKEEDCAHLRDGNGLNDAVCSLSFLYICERELS from the exons ATGAGGACGTATGAGGATCTTCAGATGGACAATA GGGTCCCGTATCAGGACGGTGCATTTGTCTCTATAGAAGCTTTTCACAGGGGTCAGAAGAATCCCAAGGGCAAAG ATTTGAGTATGATGAGTAAAGTGACAGAGCTGAATTCCAccatttatcaaatatttaaag GCTTCGATCTATTGTGTGGTAAAGACTGGAAGTACTATGACCTCAAATGTTACTATAGGTCTCCAATTCTTCAATCATGGGATTCCGCCAAACAAGACTGTGCGCAATTGAAGTCTCACCTAGCAATAATCAATGGGGAGGATGAGATG AAATTCTTAGAAACATTTTCACAGAACCAAAACTCGTGGGTTGGTCTCAGAGAGGTGAAGCCTGGAGAATGGAGATGGGTGGATGGAACTCTTCATAATACAAGAAT GTTCTGGCGGATGGATGAACCCAACGAGTTTGCCAAAGAGGAAGACTGCGCTCATCTGAGAGATGGAAATGGCTTGAATGATGCTGTCTGCTCCCTGAGCTTCTTGTACATCTGTGAGCGGGAATTATCCTGA